A region of Argentina anserina chromosome 5, drPotAnse1.1, whole genome shotgun sequence DNA encodes the following proteins:
- the LOC126794485 gene encoding kinetochore protein NDC80 homolog, translating into MRGARRPKPSMNPRPPPPSTPLEHFRHRDSDASFASSRPSSLGIGGGGSISNNDLYKDRSYQQSALSAINSYLSSHSVQAFLKFPIPPGREITETLRFLVSRLDWPSPKLEDDLPVILKSLKCPFKLNKSMIRNPTVNSHQWPNLLAVIHWLFQLVRYNDHLDENSEAFLDSNPVGQYTLQSYLHYIRGQDDEAEEVDREFVGKFERQRDDAEEQVKALREHAAELEKKVEAMRSDASPVEAVERERSTLEEDVGKFHQMIENLDKNVKKLQKVLEEKEGALAAKREEKRRILEENEELKKRVESQSFNERDVERMRRELQAVERDIGEAELARNVWEEKVWDLENTLGPKVKELEALAMECNQVMRRLKLCNGFQYVLNPKGSTAAEVMGVDYKSTLRPALDSYSEKVKKDLMETLDELNLLQHQSSALSADIEGKRNDISTLQSRLDEVEAQLSSLRKETQDYTHRCEEEVRNMMDEVKKEAHEMNNVEREAAEILKTSKLKLQEVTRQSEEETQKCARKLITIIDSVSKYKEHVHTKTAGMKKDVSDTAAMLSDIHKSSLQSQYSFLFDSSQGNELTQATNDSQLQ; encoded by the exons ATGCGAGGTGCTCGCCGACCAAAGCCATCCATGAACCCACGCCCTCCGCCGCCGTCAACTCCACTCGAACACTTCCGCCACCGCGACTCCGACGCCAGCTTCGCCAGCAGCCGCCCCTCCTCCCTCGGAATCGGCGGCGGCGGCTCCATCTCCAACAACGACCTCTACAAAGACCGCTCCTACCAGCAATCCGCCCTCTCCGCCATCAACTCGTATCTCTCCTCTCACTCCGTCCAAGCCTTCCTCAAATTCCCCATCCCTCCCGGCCGTGAAATCACGGAAACCCTCCGGTTCCTCGTCTCCCGCCTCGACTGGCCGTCGCCGAAGCTCGAGGACGACCTCCCTGTGATCCTCAAATCCCTAAAATGCCCCTTCAAGCTCAACAAGTCCATGATCCGTAACCCTACCGTGAACTCGCACCAGTGGCCGAATCTCCTCGCCGTCATCCACTGGCTGTTCCAGCTCGTGCGCTACAACGACCACCTTGATGAGAATTCCGAGGCGTTTCTCGATTCCAACCCGGTGGGGCAGTACACATTGCAGAGCTACCTGCATTACATAAGGGGGCAGGACGACGAGGCCGAGGAGGTGGATAGGGAGTTTGTTGGGAAGTTTGAGAGGCAGCGCGACGACGCGGAGGAGCAGGTGAAGGCGCTGAGGGAGCATGCCGCGGAGCTGGAGAAGAAAGTGGAGGCGATGAGGTCGGATGCGTCGCCGGTGGAGGCggtggagagggagaggagcACGCTGGAGGAGGATGTGGGGAAGTTTCATCAGATGATTGAGAATCTCGACAAGAATGTGAAGAAGCTGCAGAAGGTGTTGGAGGAGAAGGAGGGGGCGTTGGCGGCCAAGagggaggagaagaggaggattTTGGAGGAGAATGAGGAGTTGAAGAAGAGAGTCGAGTCGCAGAGTTTTAATGAGAGGGATGTGGAGAGGATGAGGAGGGAGTTGCAGGCTGTGGAGAGGGATATTGGGGAAGCGGAGCTAGCGAGGAATGTGTGGGAGGAGAAGGTTTGGGATTTGGAGAACACGCTCGGCCCCAAGGTTAAGGAGCTCGAGGCTTTGGCCATGGAGTGCAACCAAGTCATGAGGAG GTTGAAACTTTGTAATGGCTTTCAGTATGTGCTGAATCCTAAGGGATCTACAGCTGCTGAGGTGATGGGGGTTGACTATAAGTCAACTTTGAGGCCTGCACTTGACTCATACTCCGAGAAAGTAAAGAAGGATTTAATGGAGACATTGGATGAGTTGAATTTGCTTCAGCATCAGTCAAGTGCACTTTCTGCTGATATTGAGGGAAAAAGAAATGACATATCAACACTTCAGTCACGTCTTGATGAA GTAGAAGCTCAACTGAGTTCGTTGCGAAAAGAGACACAGGACTACACTCATAGATGTGAAGAAGAAGTTAGAAATATGATGGATGAAGTTAAAAAGGAGGCTCATGAGATGAATAATGTGGAAAGAGAAGCAGCTGAGATTCTGAAG ACGTCCAAGTTGAAATTGCAGGAAGTAACTAGACAAAGTGAAGAAGAGACTCAGAAGTGTGCTCGCAAACTCATTACCATAATTGACTCAGTCTCAAAATACAAAGAACATGTGCATACAAAGACTGCAGgaatgaagaaagatgtatcAGATACTGCAGCTATGTTATCAGACATTCATAAAAGTTCGTTGCAATCCCAGTACAGTTTTCTGTTTGAttcaagccaaggcaatgaaTTAACTCAAGCCACCAACGACAGTCAACTCCAGTAG